A window of the Gossypium arboreum isolate Shixiya-1 chromosome 2, ASM2569848v2, whole genome shotgun sequence genome harbors these coding sequences:
- the LOC108466772 gene encoding ethylene-responsive transcription factor TINY, which translates to MAETNLSSSEFESCSSHNHSSNSPASSSSSSTSNGESMEDNSKAKRSSISKHPIYRGVRMRSWGKWVSEIREPRKKSRIWLGTFATPEMAARAHDVAALSIKGDSAILNFPHLAILLPRPVSLMPRDVQVAAAKAASMVNFNTLPSSSSYLFEPNASEQAEELSEIVQLPNIECSFQSLFDSQGDFVPVDSVDGWVYPPQDLYGGFCDQVWSCENLIPANFEPSLWE; encoded by the coding sequence ATGGCAGAAACAAACCTTTCTTCATCAGAATTTGAGAGCTGTAGCAGCCATAATCATAGCTCAAACTCCccagcttcttcttcttcttcttctacttCCAATGGTGAATCCATGGAAGATAACAGCAAAGCCAAAAGATCATCAATCAGCAAACACCCAATCTACAGAGGGGTGAGAATGAGGAGTTGGGGCAAATGGGTGTCCGAAATCCGTGAGCCCCGCAAGAAATCCCGCATTTGGCTCGGCACTTTCGCTACCCCAGAAATGGCAGCGCGCGCTCATGATGTAGCAGCATTAAGCATCAAAGGTGACTCCGCGATTCTCAATTTCCCTCACCTTGCAATTTTGCTTCCTCGACCAGTTTCATTAATGCCTCGCGACGTTCAAGTCGCCGCCGCTAAAGCTGCATCCATGGTCAATTTCAATACTTTACCTTCATCATCATCATATTTGTTTGAGCCCAATGCCTCGGAACAAGCTGAAGAACTGAGCGAAATTGTTCAGTTACCCAATATAGAATGCAGTTTCCAGTCGTTATTTGACTCACAAGGCGATTTTGTACCTGTTGACTCGGTTGATGGGTGGGTTTATCCTCCACAAGATTTATATGGAGGGTTTTGTGATCAGGTATGGAGTTGTGAGAATTTAATTCCTGCCAACTTTGAGCCTTCACTGTGGGAATAA